DNA sequence from the Candidatus Binatia bacterium genome:
CGGCTTCCGTCGGCGCCGTATACCTCTGGGTGCTGCATGGGTCAGATGTGTGGAGCGAGACGATGACCGATCAGGGAATCGATCCAGGCCGAGCCGATTCCCCTCACCTGTTCCGGGCGCAATATGGGCCTCGTTGGGACGCCACCGTCGACGTGGTCATCGGCGTGCGAACATCGCCAACCGATGTTTCCCTCGTTCTGCGGAAGGACGTACCCATCAACCAGGTGTACTGACGTGCAACGAGCCACGTGCGGTTCGATCCAGGGCCTTTGGACGCGCACGGCGACCTCGGGGCCTTCCGCACGCTTCAGAAGCAGGCTGGCTGGCGCACGAAGAGCGTCGAGGCCCAGATGCGACGCTTCCTGGGCAGCGGCGCCCGGCGGAAGCTGCGCTACGCGCACTTGCTTGTCGCCGCGCTCGAGCTCGAACGGTTCCCTCAGCCGCTCCTTGGCGTGACTGCCGTGACCGGGCGGCAAACAGAATGGCGAGGCGGCTGAACGCTCCGCCTCGCCGTTCGTCGTTTCGGATCCGAAAGAACGATCGTTTCGCTACTTTCTCCGCTGCCTTGTCGCCAGGATTCCCAAGATCCCCGTTCCGATCAGCACGACGCCGCTGGGCTCGGGGAGGTTCGTGGGAGGGGGATTGGTCGTGCCCAACAGGCCGTGCCATTCCTCGAAGCCCGCGTCCGACGTGAAGTCCGCTTCCATGCCCGTCGTCGCGCCCATCTTGTTATAGAAGTAGAGATAGTCCGTGCTCGAAGCGCCGGCGAAGTAGCTCGTCGGGATCAGGACCTGGATGTCGTCGTGTCCGCTGCCGGCGGCCAGGCTGTAGTCCATGTACACGGTCTGGTCCGTCGTGCCGTCGAGGTTGTAGCGGAGGACGCCGCCCGCGCTCACGACGTCGGCGGTCGACGTCAGGGAGCCGTTGCCCGCCAGCGTGTAGAGCCGCAGTTCATCGAGTGAGAGGAACTGCTTGCCGCCGCCGTTCGCCTCATTGATGTCGAGCGAGAACGAATAGTAGCTCGTCGAGCCGACGGTCACGGTGGCGAGCTGGTTCAGCTGAATGGCATGGGTCCACGTGCCGGCGACGTCATCGTACGTCACATGCGCGTCGCCAGAGGTATTCATCCCCTCTTCCACGCCGTTGGCCTGGAGCCGCTCGAACGGGCTGTACACCCCCGTTCCCGTCGGCGAATTGACCAGCTGTGTCCAGATGGTCCCGTCGGCCGAGGCGTACGTGGTCCCGGATGTCGTGAGATCGATGGGTGGGAAGGCCAGGGCTGCCGACGCGCCGAGAAGCAACGCCGCGGCGCCGAACGCAATCAATAGACGCATTTCGAAACTCCCTTGGATCGGAACGTGCGGAGCCGTCGGGGACCTGGCCCGCGTCATGAGAATCTCGAACTACCCCCTCCCGGAAAACCCCCGGACCGAGAGGCGAAGCGGACAGCGCTCGCACCGAGACGAAGCGCACTTCAAGGGTTTCGAGCACACTGGAAACGATGTAATCGATTCCACTGCACCGCCCGGTGTCATGAAATCACGGCCATCTGTCTTGGATATCGGACAGTAGCCCCAAGAGGACATGGACCTGCCGATCCTGCGTAGCCCGCAACGGAGCAAACGTTTGCGCGGAGTCGGCTCAATGCCCTGCAAGACTCACGACCTGGGCGAATTGCGCTTCCTGCAATGGACGTGCCCGCAACCGTTCGGGCAGACTCACCGGAATGAAAATGCGCCTCCTGTCCTTCGCCATAGGCCTCTTGGCCTCGGCCTCCTACGCCGCGCCGGTGCCGACGGGACCTCCCAACATTCCATCGAACCGGCCCGCATTCCCGGAGCAGGCGCGCGCGCCCGAGGTGCACACGCGCACGCCGTTCCAGGTGACGGAGATCGCTTCCGGGCTCCGGCTGCCATGGGCGGTGGCGTTCCTTCCCGACGGGCGCTTCCTCGTCACCGAGAAGCACGTGGGGCATCTGGTGGTCGTCACGCCGAGCGGTCAGAAGTCGAAGCCGGTCGCGGGTCTGCCGCGGGTGGATGGACGCGATCAGGGGGGCCTGCTCGACGTCGTTCTGGCGCCCGACTTCCGGACCAGCCGAATGATCTACTGGTCCTATTACGAGCCGCGCCGCGGCGGGAACGGACTCGCCGTCGCCCGCGCGAAGCTGGACCTCGCGACGCTGCGGGTCGCCGGCGTCCAGGTCATCTTCCGGATGCAGCCGACGCTGGAATCGACGATGCACGCCGGAGGGCGCATCGTCCTCGCCCCGGACGGCACGATCTTCGTGACGCTGGGCGAACGTTCGATTCTCCCGGGGCGCCGGCAGGCACAGAATCTCGGCAGCGACCTGGGGAAGATCGTGCGGATCCGTCCGGACGGCTCGGTGCCGCCAGACAATCCCTTCGCGCGGCGCCAAGGCGCGCGCCCGGAGATCTGGACGTCAGGGCACCGCAACGTTCTCGGAGCCGCGCTGGACGGAACGAACCGCCTCTGGGTGGTCGAGATGGGACCGCGCGGAGGCGACGAGTTGAACCTCATCCAACGCGGCAAGGACTACGGCTGGCCCATGATCGGCTACGGGGAGGAGTACTCGGGCGAGCCGATCCACAAGGCCACGCAGGCGCCGGGCATGGAGCAGCCCGTCTACTACTGGGATCCGGTCATCGCGCCGTCCAGCCTGACGATCGGCTCGGGCCGCCTGTTCCCCGAATGGCGCGGGAATTTTCTGATCGGCGGGCTTGCGAGCGAGGCCCTGGTCCGCCTGGTGGTTCGCGACGACCGTGTGGTGGGCGAGGAGCGGCTCCTCACCGACAGGCACGAGCGCATCCGGGACGTGGCGCAGGGACCCGACGGCGCGATCTACCTCCTCACCGACGATGAGAATGGCCGCCTGCTCCGCTTGGCACCACGGTAGGATGCTCTCTGCACCCCTAGGGAGGGTACGTTCAGCGTGAAGCGCCTGGCTCTCGTGGTCGGTCTCGCCGCTCTCACCATGCCGCACGCGGCTCGAGCGGATTCCGCAGGGCCTCCGGTGGCGCGCCGCTCACTCGTCGTGGACACCACGTTCGGCATCCGGCTGGAAGATCCCTACCGCTGGATGGAGGAGCCGGACCGTCCCGAGTTCCGAACGTGGCTCCTCGAGCAGGGCGACTACAGCCGAAAGCGCCTGGATGCGATCCCGGGTCGCGCGGCCCTGGCCCGTCGCCTCAAAGAGCTCTCGTTCGAAACCTCCGGTCCCGGCTCGGTCGAGCGCCGCGGATCGAAGATCTTCTACCTTCGCGTGGACTCGGGGAGCTCGCTCGCGAAGCTGGTGGTGAGCTTCGCCAACGGAGCTGAACGGGTGCTCGTGGATCCGGAGCGCGTCCGCGGGTCCGATTCCGTGCACGTCTCCATCGACAACTACTCCGTCTCGTGGGACGGCGCCCTGGTCGCCTACAACCTGGCCGAAGGCGGCAGCGAGGTCACGCGCGTTCACGTGATCGAAACCGCGACCGGTTCGGAGAAGCCCGACGTGGTGGAGCACATCTGGGGGCAGTTCCCGGTCGTGTGGCTGCCGGACGGGAGCGGATTCTTCTACACGCAGATGGCCGACGCGGGATTCCGCGATCCCAAGGTGGATCCGATCCTCGGGATGCGCGTACGCCGGCATCTTCTGGGCACCCCGGCGAAGCAGGATCCCGTCTTCATCGCACCGGACTCGGCCTCGACCCTCACCATCGAGCCGCGCGAATTCCCGATCATCGACGTTCCGATCGGTACCCGCTACGCGATCGCCTACTGCGTCGGGGCCCATCCCGAAGTCCGCATGTATGTCGCGCCCCTCGAGTCGGTCGTGCCGGGGAAGATCCCGTGGCAACGCGTCTGCGAGTACGAGGACCGCATCGGCAACTTCGCGCCGGACACGGCCTCGCTCTACCTGCTTTCGCACAAGGACGCGCCGAACGGCCGCATCCTCCGCGTTTCGGTCGACGATCCGAAGCTGGCCTCGGCCGAGGAGGTCGTGCCCCAGTCGGAACGCATCCTCACCGACATGGCGGTCACGCCGGACGGCCTCTACACGCTGCAGACCGAGGCCGGCGTGGATCACGTCTACCGGATCGCGCGGGGACAGAAGAACGCGAGGGAGATTCCGCTCCCGCTCGCCGGCGCCGCCAAGGGACTCGACGGCGCGCTCGACGAAGAGGGGATTCTCTTCTCGCTGACGGGCTGGACCACCCCGGAGCGGTACTACCGATACCTTCCGAGCGAAGGACGCGTCCGGGACACGGGAATGGGCGTCCGCAGTCCCGTCGATTTCTCGCACATCGTCGCGGAACGGGTTGAAGTGAAGAGCTTCGACGGCACGATGGTGCCGCTCACCATTCTGCGGCGCGCCACGGCCCGGCGCGACGCGGGTCATCCGACCCTCCTCAGCGGTTACGGCGCCTATGGAACCTCGATCCGTCCCGGGTTCAGCGCTTCGCGCATGGCGTGGCTCGAGCGCGGCGGCATCCTCGCCTACGCCCACGTGCGGGGCGGTGGGGAGAAGGGAGAGGCCTGGCACCAGGCGGGGCGCGGAGCAAACAAGAAGAACGCGGTGGGCGACTTCATCGCGTGCGCCGAGTACTTGATCGCCAAACGCTACACCTCGCCCTCGCATCTCGCGGCCACCGGAAGCAGCGGCGGAGGGCCCCTGGTGGGCGGCGCGATCGTTCGGCGGCCAGACCTGTTTGCCGCCGCCGTGCTCTACAACACCGTCCTGAACACCGTGCGCTTCCTGCACGGAACGAACGGAGCGAATCAGATTCCCGAGATGGGCTCGCCGAACGACGAGGCCGGGTTCCGCGCGCTCGTCGCGATGGATCCCACGCTGGCCGTTCGGAAGGGAACTCGGTATCCCGCGGTGCTCGCGTGCGTGGGACTGAACGACCGTCGCGTTTCGATGTGGCACTCGGGGAAGTTCGTGGCGCGGCTACAGGCCTCGGGCACCCGGGATCCCGTGTTCCTGCGCGTGGAGCCCGAAGCGGGGCACGGCGTGGGGACGACCCGCGATCAGGGCGTCGCGCTCCTGGCCGACACCTACTCGTTCCTGTTGTGGCAGTTCGGAGATCGGACGTTCGCCCCGTCTCCGTGACTCTCGCGAGGCACAGCCCGCGAGAGCGCAGGCCATCGAGATCCAGGAAAGGAGACATCGAGATGAGCGGTGGGGCAGCGGCGGCAGCGGCGGCGGCTCGGATGCGGGCGATCCAGGCATCGGGCGCGATCGTACGACTGGAGGCGGCGGAATTCGAGCGACTCCTGATCCACAATGCCGGAGGGATCGTCGTGCACGCTCCGGGCGGATTCCTGGGAGGGCATCGCTACCTGACCAGCTACAAGGGCCTCGTCTTTTCCACGAAGACGCGCGAGCCGCTTTCGCTGCCCGGGTCCTCGGAGATCATCGAGGCGGGTAGGATCTGGACTCCGCACTAGACGAGGCTATTCCTTCGTGTCCGGATCCCAATGCTCCGCGATCTTGCCCTTCTCGACGCGGAACATGTCGAACCAGGTGGTGGTGTAGCTCTTCGAGGGATCCTTGGGGTCCTTTCGCCGGCTCACGAAGCTGAGCACGACGAAATCGCCGTCGGCGACGATCGCGACGAGGGGCGCCTTCACGCTCGGTTGGATCGGCGTGGGCTTGGTCACCTTCGAGAAGAACTCGACGAACGCGGCGCGCCCGGTGGCCACGTTGGGGTTGTGCTGGATGTAGGATTCGGCCATGTACTTGTCGGCAAGGTCCATGTGGCCGGCCTCGAATACCTCCCGCCAGAAGTCGTAGACGAGCCGCTTGTTGGCTGCCAGGCGAGCGTCGGGATCGGCCAGCATCTGCTCGTGGTTCGGATTCGCGGTGACCGCGACCTGAGCCGCTGCCGGAGCCGCGGCCGTCACGGCGAACAGGATCATCAGGATTGAAACGCACCGTCCCACACGCACCTCCTTCGGCCCGCTGACGAGACCAACTCCAAGGGCCCGGAGCATCCCACCCCCTAGCGGGGCCCCGCAACTCCCGATTGGTCACGATCTTGCTGATGCCGCGGCAGCTTAGCCGTAACTCGGTGCAGGAACGCAGCCACCATGAGAAAAACTGTAATCTCTTCCAGCGAACCCGACCATTCGGTCCAGTTTTACGAGGACGACGCCTTCCTGTGCCAGGAGGTGGGACGCTTCCTGGGGGCCGGCCTGGACAGGGGCGAGGCGGTCATCGTTATCGCCGGCGAGCGCCATCGGAGGGGCGTCGCCGCGGCCCTCGACGCCTCGGGATACCTCCTGGGCGAGGCCCGCGAGAGCGGGCAATTCCTGGAGCTGGACGCCGAGGAGACGCTCGAACGCTTCATGAGCGGCAGCCTTCGCTACGGCATGCCCGACGCCGATTCGTTCGACCGCGTCGTGGGGGGACTCATCGAAGGTCGCTGCGGGGACGCGAGGTACAGCGGCCTTCGAGCGTTCGGCGAGATGGTGGATCTCCTGACCGAACGGGGAAACGCTCCCGCCACGCTGAAGCTCGAAGAGCTCTGGAACGGCCTCCGCCGCACGCACCCCTTCCGACTCTTCTGCGGCTACTCGATGACCAACTTCCGGAAAGCGGAAGACACCGAGAGCTTCCGTCGGATCTGCTCGCTGCACGAGCACGTCCTTCCGACGGAGAGCTACGACGACCGGTGGTCGCTCGATCAGCAGCGGCTGGGCATCACCGACCTGCAGCAGCGCTCCGGCGCCCTCGAGGCGGAGATCGCCGAACGCAAGAAGCTGGAGCGCGCCCTGCGCGAGGAGCAGGCCCGCCTTCAAGAGGCAAACCGCCGCAAGGACGAGTTCATTGCCTTGCTGAGCCATGAGCTCCGGAATCCCTTGGCTCCGATCCTGACCTCGCTCGACCTGATGGACGTGCGCGGGGATGTTTCCTCCAGGCGCGAGCGCGAGATCATCCGCCGCCAGGCCCGCCACCTGGCCACTCTGGTCGAAGACCTTCTCGACGTCTCGCGCGTAGCGAGCGGAAAGATCTCCCTCCAGAAGCAGGTCATGGAGTTCGCGGCGATCGCCGACGCGGCTCTCGAGATGGCGGGGCCCCTGTTCCAGGATCGCTGCCAGGTGCTCGAGCTGGAAGTGCCCGGCAAGGGCCTCCTTCTCGAGGCCGATCCCGTCCGCCTGCCGCAGGTCGTGGCGAATCTCCTGGCCAACGCGTCCAAGTTCACGCCCGCGCGCGGGCGGATTTCCCTGCGCGCGGTCCGCAACAAGGCGGAGATCGTCGTGACGGTCGAGGACGACGGCATCGGGATCGCCCCCGAGGATCTCGATGACATCTTCACTCCATTCATCCAGGCACGCCAGGGGATCGACCGCTCCGAGGGCGGGCTGGGCCTGGGCCTGACGCTGGTCCGCAGCCTGACCGAGCTCCACGGCGGCTCGGCGACGGCTGCCAGCGAGGGCACGGGGAAGGGAAGTCGGTTCACGCTCCGGCTGCCCGCGGCCCGGAGCGAGCCGGCTCTTCGTGGTCGCGCTGCACGGAAGGGGACGCGACCGGAGGAGCCCGATGCCAAGGCCGCCGCGGGGCGGCGGCTCGCGATGCACGCGAATGGCCATGGCCACGGCCGGCGCGTGCTGGTCGTCGACGACAACCGTGATGCCGCCGCCTCCCTGGCGGCGCTGCTGGAGGAGTTGGGCTTCGCGGTCCGCACCGCGCACGACGGGGAAGAAGCGATGGTCGCGGCCGCTTCGTTTCCGCCGGACGCGGCGATCGTGGACATCGGGCTTCCCGCCATGGACGGCTACACCCTCGCCACGCGCCTCCGTCGCGTGCGCGACGGAGCGCCGCTACTCCTCATCGCGCTCACGGGGTACGGCCAGGCGGCCGACCGCGCGAAGTCGGTTCTGGCCGGCTTCGACAAGCACCTGGTGAAGCCGGTCGGCGCCGAGGTTCTTGGGGCGGTTCTCGGCCGCGCGGTCATCGACGATCCCTCCGTACGCTGATCTTGAAGCGTCCCTTGACAGGGCTCCCTTCGGGTCTTAATATTCGGTTATTGGCGAAATAACGAACAATGCGGCCGCCGGTCGCCGGCGCCGCGAGGGGGGCCATGAGCATCGACGAAGTCTTCCGTGCCTTGAGCGATCCGACGCGTCGCGAGATCCTCCGTCTTCTCCGAAATCGGGACATGACGGCGGGGGAGATCGCCGAACAGTTCGCGCTCGCGAAGTCGACGCTGTCGGGGCACTTCAACGTCCTGAAGCATGCCGGACTGGTCGTATCCGAGAGGTCCGGGACCTCCATCGTCTATAGCCTGAACCTCGCCGCCTACGAAGAGGCCCTCGCGGGCGTGATGTCGCTCCTGGGCGTGGGCCGAAAGGAGAAGCGCGCGTGAAACCGCACTGGAAGACAGAGCTGCCGCTGCTCACCCTGATCGCCGGGATGTTCGTGGCCGCGGCCTTGATTTGGCCCCACGCCCCCGCACGCTTCCCGGTGCACTGGGGTGTGGACGGGGAAGTGAACCGCTATGGTGGCCGGTTCGAGGGCCTCCTGCTCCTCCCGCTCATGGCGGTCGTTCTGTACGTGCTCATGCTGTTCCTGCCTCGGCTGGACCCGGGGCGGCTCAACTACGCCCGCTTCTCGGGCGCGTACTACACGATCCGGTCTCTGGTGATCGCCCTCCTGGCGATCCTCTACGCGGTCATGATCCTTGCGGCCAAGGGCGCCCCCGTGGACATGACCCGATTCGTGGGGCTGGCCATCGGCGCGATGTTCTTCGTCCTGGGAAACGTGCTCGGGAAGATCCGCCCCAACTGGTTCGTCGGGGTGCGCACCCCCTGGACCCTCTCCAGCAAGCGTTCGTGGACGCGCACGCACCGGCTCGCAGGCTGGGTCTTCGTGGCCGGTGGCGTCGCGCTCATGGCGGCCGGGATCATTCGTACGCCGTTCGCCATGGAGACCGCCTTCGCCATCCTGGCGACCGGCATGGTGGGCGCGATCGTGTACTCCTATCTCGTGTGGAAATCCGATCCCGACCGGGTGCCTCCGGCGGGTACGCTGCCCGGCAACGACGAGCCCGGAGCTGAGGGAATCCGCCCAGAGCGCTGAGGGAGCGGCCCCGACGCCGCCTCGCGCTCGGGCGCACGCCGGCAGCGCTGTACAAGTGCGCCAATGACTTAGACGCGTCTCATTCCAGGGCACGGTTCGTGCGCATCGTGCGCTCACCATGCCCAACCTCAATCGTCTCTTCGTGCTCGTCGCGCGCGGCACGGCCATCGGCGCCGCGTCGTTCCTGCTCTTCGCCGACGCGACACCCTCTCGAGCCGCAGACGTCGCCACCGACAATTCCGACTACTACCCGGGCGACGTCGTGGTCATCACCGGCAGCGGCTTCCTGCCCGGAGAGCGCGTATCGCTGCGGTTGGACCAGCATCCGACGCTCCACGATCCCTACGTCTTCACTTCGACCGCGGACTCCACCGGCGCGTTCCAGAACGCGGACTACACGGTCGAGGACCAGGATCTCGGCACGAGCTTCGATCTCATCGCCACCGGTCTCACTTCGGGCATCGTCGCGACGACGTTCTTCACCGACTCGCCGAAGGTGGGATCGGTGACGGTGGTGCCGCTGTCCGGGGAGATGTGCGACAACGACGGAGGCTCCGTCACCTACACCGTGACGGTGAACCGCGGGTCGGGAAGCGGAAGCACGGGCTCGTTCACGGCGAATCTCTCGGTGACGACGGCGCTGCCGGCGGGCGTGTCCGCGACCTTCTCCCCCAACCCCGTCGCGTTCACGCCGGGGCAGACGTCGCGCACGGCGACCCTGACCCTCGCGGCTTCGGGCGCCGTGGCCGCGGGATCGACCGGATTCACGGTCCAGGCCATGACCTCGGCCAGCGACTTCGCCACGGGAACCGAGCTCTTGCAGGTGCACACCCTCCCGGTCGTCACGCCGCCCGCCCCGATCGTCCGCGGCAGCGACGCCGGGCTG
Encoded proteins:
- a CDS encoding PEP-CTERM sorting domain-containing protein (PEP-CTERM proteins occur, often in large numbers, in the proteomes of bacteria that also encode an exosortase, a predicted intramembrane cysteine proteinase. The presence of a PEP-CTERM domain at a protein's C-terminus predicts cleavage within the sorting domain, followed by covalent anchoring to some some component of the (usually Gram-negative) cell surface. Many PEP-CTERM proteins exhibit an unusual sequence composition that includes large numbers of potential glycosylation sites. Expression of one such protein has been shown restore the ability of a bacterium to form floc, a type of biofilm.), which gives rise to MRLLIAFGAAALLLGASAALAFPPIDLTTSGTTYASADGTIWTQLVNSPTGTGVYSPFERLQANGVEEGMNTSGDAHVTYDDVAGTWTHAIQLNQLATVTVGSTSYYSFSLDINEANGGGKQFLSLDELRLYTLAGNGSLTSTADVVSAGGVLRYNLDGTTDQTVYMDYSLAAGSGHDDIQVLIPTSYFAGASSTDYLYFYNKMGATTGMEADFTSDAGFEEWHGLLGTTNPPPTNLPEPSGVVLIGTGILGILATRQRRK
- a CDS encoding PQQ-dependent sugar dehydrogenase translates to MKMRLLSFAIGLLASASYAAPVPTGPPNIPSNRPAFPEQARAPEVHTRTPFQVTEIASGLRLPWAVAFLPDGRFLVTEKHVGHLVVVTPSGQKSKPVAGLPRVDGRDQGGLLDVVLAPDFRTSRMIYWSYYEPRRGGNGLAVARAKLDLATLRVAGVQVIFRMQPTLESTMHAGGRIVLAPDGTIFVTLGERSILPGRRQAQNLGSDLGKIVRIRPDGSVPPDNPFARRQGARPEIWTSGHRNVLGAALDGTNRLWVVEMGPRGGDELNLIQRGKDYGWPMIGYGEEYSGEPIHKATQAPGMEQPVYYWDPVIAPSSLTIGSGRLFPEWRGNFLIGGLASEALVRLVVRDDRVVGEERLLTDRHERIRDVAQGPDGAIYLLTDDENGRLLRLAPR
- a CDS encoding prolyl oligopeptidase family serine peptidase; its protein translation is MKRLALVVGLAALTMPHAARADSAGPPVARRSLVVDTTFGIRLEDPYRWMEEPDRPEFRTWLLEQGDYSRKRLDAIPGRAALARRLKELSFETSGPGSVERRGSKIFYLRVDSGSSLAKLVVSFANGAERVLVDPERVRGSDSVHVSIDNYSVSWDGALVAYNLAEGGSEVTRVHVIETATGSEKPDVVEHIWGQFPVVWLPDGSGFFYTQMADAGFRDPKVDPILGMRVRRHLLGTPAKQDPVFIAPDSASTLTIEPREFPIIDVPIGTRYAIAYCVGAHPEVRMYVAPLESVVPGKIPWQRVCEYEDRIGNFAPDTASLYLLSHKDAPNGRILRVSVDDPKLASAEEVVPQSERILTDMAVTPDGLYTLQTEAGVDHVYRIARGQKNAREIPLPLAGAAKGLDGALDEEGILFSLTGWTTPERYYRYLPSEGRVRDTGMGVRSPVDFSHIVAERVEVKSFDGTMVPLTILRRATARRDAGHPTLLSGYGAYGTSIRPGFSASRMAWLERGGILAYAHVRGGGEKGEAWHQAGRGANKKNAVGDFIACAEYLIAKRYTSPSHLAATGSSGGGPLVGGAIVRRPDLFAAAVLYNTVLNTVRFLHGTNGANQIPEMGSPNDEAGFRALVAMDPTLAVRKGTRYPAVLACVGLNDRRVSMWHSGKFVARLQASGTRDPVFLRVEPEAGHGVGTTRDQGVALLADTYSFLLWQFGDRTFAPSP
- a CDS encoding nuclear transport factor 2 family protein translates to MILFAVTAAAPAAAQVAVTANPNHEQMLADPDARLAANKRLVYDFWREVFEAGHMDLADKYMAESYIQHNPNVATGRAAFVEFFSKVTKPTPIQPSVKAPLVAIVADGDFVVLSFVSRRKDPKDPSKSYTTTWFDMFRVEKGKIAEHWDPDTKE
- a CDS encoding ATP-binding protein, which translates into the protein MRKTVISSSEPDHSVQFYEDDAFLCQEVGRFLGAGLDRGEAVIVIAGERHRRGVAAALDASGYLLGEARESGQFLELDAEETLERFMSGSLRYGMPDADSFDRVVGGLIEGRCGDARYSGLRAFGEMVDLLTERGNAPATLKLEELWNGLRRTHPFRLFCGYSMTNFRKAEDTESFRRICSLHEHVLPTESYDDRWSLDQQRLGITDLQQRSGALEAEIAERKKLERALREEQARLQEANRRKDEFIALLSHELRNPLAPILTSLDLMDVRGDVSSRREREIIRRQARHLATLVEDLLDVSRVASGKISLQKQVMEFAAIADAALEMAGPLFQDRCQVLELEVPGKGLLLEADPVRLPQVVANLLANASKFTPARGRISLRAVRNKAEIVVTVEDDGIGIAPEDLDDIFTPFIQARQGIDRSEGGLGLGLTLVRSLTELHGGSATAASEGTGKGSRFTLRLPAARSEPALRGRAARKGTRPEEPDAKAAAGRRLAMHANGHGHGRRVLVVDDNRDAAASLAALLEELGFAVRTAHDGEEAMVAAASFPPDAAIVDIGLPAMDGYTLATRLRRVRDGAPLLLIALTGYGQAADRAKSVLAGFDKHLVKPVGAEVLGAVLGRAVIDDPSVR
- a CDS encoding autorepressor SdpR family transcription factor, whose product is MSIDEVFRALSDPTRREILRLLRNRDMTAGEIAEQFALAKSTLSGHFNVLKHAGLVVSERSGTSIVYSLNLAAYEEALAGVMSLLGVGRKEKRA
- a CDS encoding SdpI family protein yields the protein MKPHWKTELPLLTLIAGMFVAAALIWPHAPARFPVHWGVDGEVNRYGGRFEGLLLLPLMAVVLYVLMLFLPRLDPGRLNYARFSGAYYTIRSLVIALLAILYAVMILAAKGAPVDMTRFVGLAIGAMFFVLGNVLGKIRPNWFVGVRTPWTLSSKRSWTRTHRLAGWVFVAGGVALMAAGIIRTPFAMETAFAILATGMVGAIVYSYLVWKSDPDRVPPAGTLPGNDEPGAEGIRPER